The Tamandua tetradactyla isolate mTamTet1 chromosome 6, mTamTet1.pri, whole genome shotgun sequence genome contains the following window.
CCCCCCATGCCCCTGCTCACACCTGCCACGCCTGGAGGCCTCCCACCTGCAGCTGCTGTGGCCGCTGCTGCCGCCACAGCCAAAATCACAGCTCAGGTGAGGGCTTGTTAAGGGCCGTGGGCAAACCTGCAGATCCCTTGCGCTTGGTTCTCAGTGTGGCCTTGGACCAAGTCACTTAGCATGGTGGTTTCTCGGGTTGTAGGAAGCAGTGGCTGGAGCGGCGGTGCTGGGCACCCTGGCCACACCGGGATTGGTGTCACCCGCACTGACTCTGGCTCAGCCCTTGGGGGCTCTGCCCCAGGCTGTCATGGCTGCTCAGGCCCCTGGGGTCATCACAGGTGAGTCTCAGTAGATGGAAGCCTCCAGCCCCAGGCAGGCTGGTCACGGCGGACTGGCTCTCTGCCCCTCCCTGGGAAGGGCCTGGAGGGGGAGTGACTGCTGGACCTGATTGGTTGTACTGCAGGTGTGACCCCAGCCCGCCCTCCCATTCCGGTCACCATCCCTTCTGTGGGGGTGGTAAACCCCATCCTTGCCAGCCCTCCAACACTGGGGCTGCTGGAGcccaagaaggagaaggaggaggaggaactgtTCCCTGAGTCGGAGCGACCGGAGATGTTGAGTGAACAGGAGCACATGAGCATCTCAGGCAGCAGTGCCCGGCATATGGTGATGCAGAAGCTGCTCCGCAAGCAGGAGGTGGGCACTGGGGGGCAGGGGATGGCGGGCAGGGCTGGGTGGCCCCGGGGAGGGCGTCTCGGCTGGCCACAGCTCCCAGctgtcctccctgccccccagtcCACAGTGATGGTGCTGCGCAATATGGTGGACCCCAAGGACATCGACGATGACCTGGAGGGGGAGGTGACAGAGGAGTGTGGCAAGTTTGGTGCTGTGAACCGCGTCATCATCTATCAGGAGAAGCAGGGCGAGGAGGAGGATGCGGAGATTATTGTCAAGATTTTTGTGGAATTTTCCATGGCTTCAGAGACTCACAAGGCCATCCAGGCCCTCAATGGGCGCTGGTTTGCTGGCCGCAAGGTGGTGGCTGAAGTGTACGACCAGGAGCGTTTTGACAACAGTGACCTCTCAGCGTGACCTTGGCTGTCCCAGACTTGCTCCTTGTACCCTCTGGGTTTTCCAGAATGACACAGTGGTATTCCTGGGGCCAGGTGCTGTGCCTAACCTGGCCTCCAGTGTGGATAAAAATGCAGAAGCTGCTAGCTGTGAACATTCCGTGTGTCTGACATTGGTCCTGTGTTTGTGGGTTCCCACAACCTAGTTTTGGGGACTGGAGCAGGGGGCTTTAGAGGCATCAGGACAAGGCCCTGGGCTCTTGGGCTGGTCTGCTGAGGATGAGGCGGTTGGCAGTAGGCTTGCTATCCGGGTTTCTAGAGTTGAGCTGCTGCAGAGGCAGGAGGCGGCAGTTGGGTGTGAGAACtgagaaagaagcagaagaatgtATTAACCgccaccacacacacatacacacacaccccccatCCAATGGCAGCAGGTACGTGGGGTTTCCCACGTTGAGAGACTCGGGCCTGCAGCCCTGGCTGTCGTGGCGAAGTTGGAGGGACGGTGGCTTGCTGTGCCCAGAGTACTTGGGTGCAGTCCAGCTGCCTCAACCATCGCAGTTACTTGCACTGGGAACCCAGGAGGCTGGGCTAAAATCCCTGCAGTCCTAAGGAATGACAGATCTGCCCGGCGAGTCGCGGTACCAGGCTCGGCAGACACGCAGGGCAAGACGGAAGTGGTCCAGGGACGTGGGCGGAGGGCCGACCTGAGATGAAGGCTGAGCGCTCCGCGCGCGGTTCGGCTGACCTCGGCTGCCCCTGCGCTGTGCCAGGGGGCGGGCCGCGTTTCCCGGCAGGCTGTGCGCGGGACTACTACGGGTCCTCGGGAGGGCGGCGTCGCGGGGTCTTGTGGGAACCGCAGTTCCCGGCGCGATGGAGCGGCGAGGGCGGGACTCGGCTTCCCGGCGGGCTGCGCGGCGGCCGGGCGGGTGTCGGCGGGGCAGTCCGGCGGGCAGCGACCGCGGTTCCGGCTGCGGCGGGctggcgggcgggcgggcgggagGCCCCGCGCACGAGCGGGCGGGCCGCATTCTCCGGGACCAGGCGGCCGGGCGGAATGCGCAGCCGCCGCCTCGGAATCTGAGCGCCACCGGCCCGCCCCCTCCGCACCTCGGGCGGCCCTTCCCTCGGCTCCGTCGGGCCGCCGATGCGGGCCGAGCCCCGCCCCCCGGCCCCGAGCCCGCCGCGCGCCGCGGTCTGAGCCGGCGCCCGGCCACACCATGCTCAAGTGCATCCCGCTGTGGCGCTGCAACCGGCACGTGGAGTCGGTGGACAAGCGGCACTGCTCACTGCAGGCCGTGCCGGAGGAGATCTACCGCTACAGCCGCAGCCTGGAGGAGCTGCTCCTGGACGCCAACCAGCTACGGGAGCTGCCCAAGGTGAGCCGCAGCACCTGCCGCCCGCGCGCCCGGCCGCCTCAGGCCAGCTCCGGGCTCCAGGAACGGCGGGGACTGTCCGGCCGCGGCCGCCTGCCGTTCCCCAGCTCTCAGCAGGCTCTGGCCCGGGTGGGGCACGCAGCCTTCGAGCCGGCCCTGCTGGTTCCTTCTGGCCAGAGTCCCACCCGGTCCAGCCCCACCCTCCCCGGCTAGGTCAGCTGGCACCAGGTAGCAGCGGTCATCAGGTGCCTGtctggttggggggggggggagtgtcgCTAAGCCCGAAGAAGAAGGCGCGGGCGAAACCCGTGGGGGCAGCCCATTCGCATCAGGGAGGCAGGTGAGCCCACGCTGATGCCCCGGGCAGCCCAGAGCTGGCCAGTACATACTGATTTGCTTGGCTTCTCTGGAAATAGGAAGTTTGGTGTCCTCctaagatttcttttcttttcctcggGTTGCGTGGAGCAGGGGATTCTCCTTTCGGTGCCCACCCTGACGCAGGTCTGTTCTCCATTCACCTCCTCCTGCCAAGGGTGCCTGGCCCTGCTGTTGCTCTTTCCGGTTGGTTTGCTTTCCTCTTAACGCCACTCCGGAGAGGAGGCTGAAGGAAACAGGTTGTAAAAGGATTTCCTTTGCGGAGACTGGGTGCTGAGCGGCCTGCTGCCTGGGGCTGCTGCTTGTTGCTGAGGGCGTGGCTCCAGTCTGGGGGCTGAATCTGCCAGCCCTGCCTCTCTGGTCTCCTGCAGGTCCCACTGTGCTGCCCCACAGCCTGCACCACTGTTTTTGTCACATTTTTGCCTGGTGACCGCTTATCAAGACCTGATAGACCTGCCTCAGGCAGGTTGCTGGGGAACAGTAGAAAGCCTGTGGGCCCCCTGGAGGGACCAAGGGGATTTTGGGTGTAGGTCACTTCCCTAGGTTAAACTTGGGACAGGGAGTTTAGTAAGGAAGTAACTTGTGAGTAAAGACCAAGGCCAGCCCGTGGCCCGATGGTGGCCATGGTTGGGGTGAGGTGTGTGGCAGGGTGCATGGGCCCGCTGTCCTGCCCTTGCTGCAGTGGGGGCTCCTGTGGGGCCCTGAGGAAGCAGAGGTGACCCAGGACCCTCAAAGCCGTGTGTCCGGGAACTTGTCCACCCTGGGGCGGGCCTCTACTGACCGCATCACTCCTACAGCCCTTCTTCCGACTGCTGAACCTGCGCAAGCTGGGCTTGAGCGACAACGAAATTCAGCGGCTGCCCCCTGAGGTGGCCAACTTCATGCAGCTGGTGGAGCTGGACGTGTCCCGGAATGGTGCGGACCTGGGGACGCAGTGGGTGCAGCAGGGCTGGAGAGCCCTGGGAGGCTGTCCGCCCCTCCATGCTCCTTTTTCTGTCACAGACATCCCGGAGATCCCCGAAAGCATCAAGTTCTGCAGGGCCCTGGAGGTTGCAGACTTTAGCGGGAACCCCCTCTCCAGGTGGGCCCAAGCTGGTGGTGGGTGGGCAGCTAGGTACGGGGTCACGCAGCCCCGGCCTGGGTATCTGAGGTAGCAGTCCCCCTGCAGGCTCCCTGATGGCTTCACCCAGCTGCGTAGCCTGGCCCACCTGGCTCTGAATGACGTGTCCCTGCAGACGTTGCCAGGGGATGTGGGCAAGTAAGTGTCCCCAGGCCGGGTGGGAGTCCCAGGCTGGGAGGGTTCTGCCAGTCCGCATACCCTTCCTCTTGCCCGGCCTCTTCCCCACCTCTCTTTCAGCCTCGCCAACTTGGTGACCTTGGAGCTCCGGGAGAATCTGCTCAAGTCCCTGCCCTCGTGAGTGTCCTTCCACCCACCGGCAGAGGTGGGGCAGCaccctgggggctcagcctgcagCCACACCAGGCCAACCCACACCCTGCTTTCTCCACAGTTCCCTGTCTTTCCTGGTCAAGCTGGAACAGCTGGATCTTGGAGGAAATGATCTGGAAGTGCTGGTGCGGCAGAGGGGGTGTGCCGGGGGGCTGAATGGAACCGGGCAGGGTGGGGGGTTCCTTGTCCGTGTCACACCCATGCCCACCTGCCTCTGCAGCCTGACACCCTGGGGGCTCTGCCCAATCTACGTGAACTGTGGCTAGACCGGAATCAGCTTTCAGCGCTGCCCCCGGTGAGTGAGTGTGAGTGAGTATGGGCAAGTGTGAGCAAGTGTGGGCGAGTGGGCAAGAGTGTGGGTTCCTGCCTGGTGCCCTCTGTCTCTGCCCTTCCCCCTTGGATCTTCTGCCTTCCCTTCCCCCCACCACGCTCTCCAACCCGGTGCCCCACCCCCAGGAGCTAGGGAATCTGCGACGCCTCGTGTGCCTAGACGTGTCAGAGAACCGGCTGGAGGAGCTGCCTGCAGAGCTGGGCGGGCTGGTGCTGCTCACAGACCTGCTGCTATCCCAGAACTCGCTGCAGCGGCTACCAGATGGCATTGGTCAGTACGGCTGGGCCCCAGGAGGGAAGCCAGGGTCCCTGACGACGAGGAGGGGAGGAGTTCCGAGAGGAGGGCTGAGACCCAGGGGGACGGGAGGTGGTAGTGGCGTGTTGCCTTTGAGGAGCTGAGGGGGCCCGGTGGCAGGCAGGAGAGGGGAGCCCAGGATGGGCAGGGCATGGTTAGCGGTCTGCCACGTGGGGAAATCGCCTCGGCTGCAGTGTGCAGGGGAAGTTGGAGGGATGCAAGTGGATTTGGAGACATTGGGTTCTCGAGTTCTCCAGGCGAGGGGTAACAATCGGAGGGGGCGGGGCTCAAGATCAGAATGGGTTACTGCTCCGAGGACCATGTGCTTGTCCGTGCTGTGTGCACCCGGCCCTGCACCCGCTCAGCTTGTGCGTATCTTCCCCTTGCCAGGCCAGCTGAAACAGCTCTCCATCCTGAAAGTGGACCAGAACGGCCTGCAGGAGGTGACCGAGGCCATTGGGGATTGCGAGAACTTGTCCGAGCTGATCCTGACTGAGAACCTGCTGACAGTATGGCTGCCCGGGGGTGCCCGGTGGGGGGCTGCCAGCTGGCATAGGAGGTGGCGAGAACCAGGTGGACTCGGGTTCCTGGGTGCTGCTCGAGTGAGGGTGGATGTGCCAGGAGGCAGTGGGAGTTTGGACACTTGGCAGTGCTGCGGGCACATAGGTGTGTGCTCTCGGGTATGCGTAAGCACCCACGTGTTGGTGGTAACGTGTACGTAAGGTGTGTGTTGCTGGTGGTAATAGCATGTAAATGTGTGTTGGCAGTGGCTTGCATGTGTAAGTGTGTTTAGGCTGTGTGTGTAAGCGTGTATCGGCGGTGATGTGCATACTTGGGCATGCGTCAATAGCTGCATGTGTTGGTAACGGCACGTGCCAGCAATGGCATGGACGTGCCGGGGGAGCTCTTAGGGGTATACAGAGGCTTGGCCCTCCAATCAAAATGTGGAGTTGGAGCAGGAGGTGCCCAGCCTGGACAAGGCCATGGTTGGTTGGTCAGAGGGTCTGAGGCATGCGGCCCTTGTATGTTGGGGTGAGGAACTTCGGTTTCTTAGCCATATAACATGGCATGGGAAAAGGTGAGAGGCAAGGCAGGGATAGAAACAGGTCTGTGTTCGGTGAGAGCAGCTTGGAGGGGCTGAGGGTCCCTTTCAGAAGCTGGCCATATGCTGTGGGGAGAACAGAGGCAGTGGGGATAGGGTAGAGAACTGGGCGAGGTGGTCCCAGGGGTGCATTGAAGGGGACATCTGACCCCAGGCTGGGGAAGACTCATCTGCAGGGCAGGGGCCTGTGGGCGGGGCCAATGGGACAACCGGAGGGGCTGCAGAGCCCGGACAGGGGGCGTTCCAGGCAGCCCCTGTGGCCCTGGGGCTTGGTAGTGCTGTGGAGACTGGGTTGGACAGGGCCTGAGCCAGCTGGAGTGCTGGGGTGGGCACCAGTTGAGCCGGCATGGCCTTGAGTCAGAGAGTACCTCCAGGGAGGGGCCGCAGGGGCTCTGGACCCCTGCAGGGCTCAGATGTGCCTAGCAGTATGTCTGGGTGACAGGGATGACAAGTCAATGGCAGTGTGCAGAGGGGTCTGTAGGAGGGGGTGAGAGCTGGTCCCACATCCAAATTCTCAAGGGTCCTTAGGCCCCGGCTAGAACCAAACTGCGTTTCTGCCACCCTCCCTGCCCTGGGGGGCTGCCACCTCCTTCCTCCTGCCCCTGGGACTTCTACTGAGCCCGGCACCCCACTCTTGGCCAGGCGCTGCCCCACTCCCTAGGAAAGCTGACCAAGCTGACCAACCTCAACGTGGACCGTAACCGCCTAGAGGCGTTGCCTCCCGAGATCGGCGGCTGCACGGCGCTCAGCGTGCTCTCCCTGCGGGATAACCGCCTGGCCGCCCTGCCGCCCGAGCTCGCCCACACGGCTGAACTACACGTGCTGGATGTGGCCGGGAACCGGTGAGCCCACTCCCTGATGGCCATCCCTCTGGGTCCCTGCTGACCGAGCCCCGTCCTCCTGTTCATCAGGGTCCCCGGCCCACATGGCCACGCCTGCTGACCAAGCCCCTCTGCCCAGGCTGCAGAGTCTGCCATTTGCGCTCACACACCTCAACCTCAAGGCCCTATGGCTTGCTGAAAATCAGGCCCAGCCCATGCTCCGCTTCCAGACGGAGGACGATGCCCAGACGGGCGAGAAGGTGCTCACATGCTACCTGCTGCCCCAGCAACTTCCACCCAGCCTCGGTAGGTGCTGGCGCTGTCGGCTCGGGCCTGGGCACAGCCAGGGGCTGGCCAAGAGCCTGATGTATGCCTCCCGCAGAGGACCTGGATGAGCCAAGCAGCCCCTCCGAGAGCTGGGGTGACACCCCCCCGAACCGCGTCAGTGTCATCCAATTCCTGGAGGCCCCCGGAGGGGATGAGGATGCTGCTGAGGCTGCTGCTGAGAAGCGGGTATGGGGGGATGGGGACACAGGGGGGCGTGCTTCCACCCAGCCCCTACCCCCTTCACCATCATCCCCTTCTCCTGCAGGGCCTGCAGCGCCGGGCCACACCCCACCCCAGTGAGCTCAAGGTGATGAGGAGAGGCATGGAGGAGCGCCGCAGCGAGGCCGCCGCCTCCAGGCCGGGTTCCAGGCCCCCCTTGCCTGCTGCAGAGGTGCCTAGGGATGCCGCAGGGGCGGGGAGAGGAGAGAGCTTGGCGAGAACGAGTGTGGGTGTGCAAGCGGGAAGGGGATGCGGCTTCTGGGGCGTTGGGAAAATGGCCACCAGTGCCTTCACGCAGGGCGGGAGCCGTAGGAAACGGGGCTGGGAAGTGATCGTTGAGGCCTGGGGTAGGGAGTTCACTGGCCACGAAACACCTGCGGGGGTCCTTCCTACCTGACGCAGTGCCCCGTGCAGGAGGAGAGACTGAGCACCGGTTCTGGGCTGAGCGAGGACTCACGGCCATCAGCCAGCACGGTCTCCGAGGCAGAGCCCGAGGGCCCTCCTACAGGGGCAGAGGAGCTGGGTCAGGAGGAAGCTGCCCCAGCCAGTGCCGAGGAGGATGCAGAGGAGGACTACGGGGAGGTGAGCGCAGGCAGGGCCGGGGGGCTGGCAACTGGCCACAGAGCAGTGGCCACCATCGGTCTGGGTGGTGGATGTGTGGGCAGGCTCCCCCTCAGCTTGGCATAGGGGTCACTTACCCCCACATACGGCTCGGTCTCCACCTCAGCCCTCACCCTGACCCTGTGTCCCTGGGCCCCATGTGGCCACAGTCCCTTCCCACCTGGCAGTGCCTCAGTTTCAGGCTGCTTGGAGCATGGGCCAGACCTGTACCCTGAGGACTGGGGCCCCAGGCCCACGTGGCCTGTTCTCCCAGCACCTCTAAGAGGATCTTCCAGACCCACACTTGGGTGCCTCTCACAGAGTCCGCCGTCTCGTAGCTCTGCCCAGGGCAGCAGGAAGCCCGGAAGCATCTGGCCTGGCCCCACCTGGCTTGGCAGGGCCTTCTTGGGTCTGTGTGAACACCCCAGCCTCAGAGCACCGTGGCCTCTGGTCTGCAGAGCCCGTGTGCTTCGCGGGGGGCAGCcggggcagggggcaggcagCCCCGGCCCTACCTCTCACAGTCCTGTGCGCAGCCCACAGTCCACTTTGCGGAGGACACGCTGCTGCCGAAGGAGGACGGCGAGGACAAGGAGCAAGCGGAGGCCCCGTGGCCGCTGCCGGGCGGGAGACAGCGGCTCATCCGCAAGGACACGCCACACTACAAGAAGCATTTCAAGATCGCCAAGCTGCCCCAGCCCGAGGCAGTAGTGGCCCTGCTGCAGGGGAGGCCGCCAGATGCGGAGAGCTCAGCAGGCCCTGGGGGCTGGCACAACGGCCCCCATCTGCCCTGGGCCATGCCGGCCGAGGACAGGGccgaggaggaggaagaagaggaagaagctgAGGAGGAGGCCGAGGAGGAAGCTGAGGAGGGAGACAAGGGGGATGCTGGGGCCCCTGTGCCATCTGTGAAGGTGGGTGTCTCCACATAGTCCCTGCACAGCCAGGCTCCCATGGCCTGGGGCCTGCGCATCTCTCCCGGCCCCGCTACCCTCTAGCCCCGGCCAGGTTGCAGTCCCACAGCCAAGCTGCTTGGCCGGCCGCTCCCTGCTCCAGAGGGTTCAGGCATCTGCGCCTTCCCCAGCCCTGTTGGCGTGCCCGCACCAGGACACTTGGTGTCCGACTTGCCGGGTGCTGGGTCTGGGCAGGTCTCCTCTCCTGCAGAGCTGCTATGAGCCCTCCCCACAGGTCCGGGGCCCTTCCTGCTGCCCTAAGTGCAGGCCTGGCTGTCCCTTCCCGGGAACTGGGCTCCCATCTGCTCGCTGGGAACCTCAGGAGCAGAGAAGCCAGGGACCCTTCCCACCCTGAGTGGGGCTTGCAAGGATGCCATGACACCTAAGGGAGCCTGCCGGGCCTCTTAGAAAACCATGCCCCCAGTGGCCCAAGCCAGAATTAGTCAGGACCCTGGCCAGCCCCTGCCCCAAGTCCCCTTGGACTCTGCTATGCCCCAACCCCCCGGGCTCTGCAGCGACACTCACACATCCAGACCAGAGGCATCTGCTGTGGGGGTGCCACACCCTGGGCCTGGGCAGGCGCTGTGGGCTGCAGAGCTTGGTGTTGCCTTCTTCTCTCTTCACTGTCTCGCGGCTGGGCTGGGCAGCAGGCAGTGGTGGCAGTCTCGGGCGGTGGCTAACCTGCATGCCCGCTGCTCCCATCCCGACAGGGGGTGTCCTTCGACCAGGCCAATAACCTGCTGATAGAGCCCGCACgtgtggaggaggaggaggtctGTACTGCCTGCCATTGGTGCGCTCTGCCCGGGGCCCGGGACTGCTGCGGGTCTTGCTTCCCAGCTGTTGGCTCTCGCATCTCTCACTTCTCCCTCCGGCTGGCGCCCGACCCCCTCCTGGGAGGGGAGCTGGGTTCCTGGGGCCTGCATGGACAGGTGGACAGGCACCCAGCCTCGGCTCTGGGCCAGCCAGTCCCCGTGGGTGTGTGGAGGTGCTGCTGGCCCCAGCAGGGGTTGTCTGCATCTCCCTGTGCACACAAGTGGCAGCCTCCAGCTTTCCATCCTGAGAGGCAGCAAGCCCTTCTTAGGCCATGCCCCTCAAGCCCCAGAGCACCATTTCCAGGGCGGCAGTGCTCATTGCAGGTGTGGCTGTGGGACAAAATCCCACAGCAGGTCCCTTCCAGCCCCAGACCCCTCACGCCTGATTCCGTTCCCAGCTCACGCTCACCATTGTGCGGCAGACAGGAGGCCTGGGCATCAGCATCGCAGGAGGCAAGGGCTCCACCCCCTACAAGGGGGACGATGAGGTGAGGCCCAGCCCTGGGGCCACCCCACTCCCCCCCATCTCCACGTGCTTCACCCCAGCTTTGCTTCCTTTCCTCACTGCTGCGGTTCCCTGCACCTTCATCTGCTTTTCCGCTAGGTGGTAACTTCCGAGCTTACGGTGTTTTTCTGGAGGCTTTCCTTGCACGTGGGGCCTGCTCGGTGTTGGCTGTGAAGGCCGTGGGGACGCCTCCCCTCACAGGGACGGCCGGAAGCGCTGAGCCAACCCACACCTGGACTGGGTTTTTGCCAGACTTTGGCGTCTTTGGCCGCTTTAAGCACACCGGCATCTAAGCTCCTTCCCAGCAGCTTCGCCTTTACTTTCCTGACCGGCTGGGGGTCAGCTGTGGGGTCCCGAGTGCTCTGACCCTCCAAGTCGCAGTCCTCCCTGCCTCCCGTCCTTGTCGGTGTCTTTCAAGCCTCTGCAGAGTGGCTGGGGCCGAGGCCTGGCTAGGGGCAGGGTCTCTCTCCGCCAAGAGGCAAGGGGTCACGCAGCGGCCACGGGCTCCCCCGAAGAGTCCACCCACCGGGAGAGAGCAGGACAGAGGGGCCACACCCTCACAGCCACTGACTGTCGTCTGTCTTTCAGGGCGTCTTCATTTCACGAGTGTCCGAGGAGGGTCCTGCGGCCCGTGCCGGAGTCCGGGTGGGCGACAAGCTCCTGGAGGTGAGTTTCCCTCGCCAGGTGCGAGTGGAGGCCACACCCTCTGGGGGGCCACGTGGCTCTGGCTGTGGGCTTGCCTCCCTCTATCCCCTGTTCCTAGTTTGTGATATGGGCCCCCAAGGTGTTTTCTGCTCCCTTcaccccagcccctctcctctgCACATCCCTAGGGTATACTCCAGGTTTCCTGGCACAAAGAGGGTGCCTGCATTGTCTGCACCAGGAGGAGGCGCTGGGGCTGGCCTGAAAACAGTCCTGGGTGGGCCTCAGGGAGTGCACCAGGAGCCTGGAGGCCCTCCTGGGTGGGGTTGGAGGGATGTGCATCCTACCcatgggtggggctgggggcaggccCTGGTGCCCAAGTGCCCACCGAGCATCTGAGCATGGTGGAGGATTGTAAGGACAGAGCACGAGCCCTGAGCCCCAGGCAGTCACTCTCCAGAGGGCTTCCTGCCTGTGGCCCAGGCCCCTGGAGGAGGGGGGAGGTGAGCTGGAGACCTAGACCCAGGCAGCTCTGGGGCTGTGGGTAATGCAGTGTGTGGGGCCAGAGGATCGTGGGGGTGGAGACAGGGGCTGTGGCTGCAGGAGGCCACTGCAGCCAGGCCCCCGCCTTGCTGCTCATCCCAGCCCTTTCTCAGCAGTGCCTGTTTCTGGCGAGGTTAGGAAAGCAGAGGGGTGGGTGGGCGGGGAACTCCCAGCCGGGTGTTCCCATGGCTGCCGTCAGTTCGGGgttgggggggcagggggcaggctcGCACCTGATGCCCCGGCACCGCGCCCGCAGGTGAACGGTGTGGCCTTGCAGAGCGCGGAGCACCACGAGGCGGTGGAGGCGCTGCGGGGGGCGGGCGCTGCCGTGCGCATGCGGGTGTGGCGGGAGCGCATGGTGGAGCCGGAGAACGCTGTGACAGTGACGGCCCTGCGGCCGGAGGATGACTACAGCCCCCGGGAGCGGCGAGCAGGCGGCCTGCGCCTGCCCCTGACGCCCCCCGAGGCCCCTGGGCCCGCGCCGCCGCGCCAGCGCCACACTGCCTGCCTGGTGCGCAGCGAGAAGGGCCTTGGCTTCAGCATCGCGGGCGGCAGGGGCTCCACGCCATACCGGGCCGGCGACGGGGTGAGGCAGGCACACGTGCGGCCGGGGAGGGGGGGCCACCGGGAGTGGTGCGGCCAACCTGGGCCCAGGACCTCACctgaacccccacccccagcagagcATTTTCATCTCCCGGATTGCCGAGGGGGGTGCGGCACACCGGGCGGGGACCCTGCAGGTCGGCGACCGCGTCCTCTCGGTGAGTGGGGCAGGCCGGGGGCCAGGCCTGGTGGGCCCCTCAGCCTCCCTGACTCGGGCACCCGTCTTGCAG
Protein-coding sequences here:
- the SCRIB gene encoding protein scribble homolog isoform X2, encoding MLKCIPLWRCNRHVESVDKRHCSLQAVPEEIYRYSRSLEELLLDANQLRELPKPFFRLLNLRKLGLSDNEIQRLPPEVANFMQLVELDVSRNDIPEIPESIKFCRALEVADFSGNPLSRLPDGFTQLRSLAHLALNDVSLQTLPGDVGNLANLVTLELRENLLKSLPSSLSFLVKLEQLDLGGNDLEVLPDTLGALPNLRELWLDRNQLSALPPELGNLRRLVCLDVSENRLEELPAELGGLVLLTDLLLSQNSLQRLPDGIGQLKQLSILKVDQNGLQEVTEAIGDCENLSELILTENLLTALPHSLGKLTKLTNLNVDRNRLEALPPEIGGCTALSVLSLRDNRLAALPPELAHTAELHVLDVAGNRLQSLPFALTHLNLKALWLAENQAQPMLRFQTEDDAQTGEKVLTCYLLPQQLPPSLEDLDEPSSPSESWGDTPPNRVSVIQFLEAPGGDEDAAEAAAEKRGLQRRATPHPSELKVMRRGMEERRSEAAASRPGSRPPLPAAEEERLSTGSGLSEDSRPSASTVSEAEPEGPPTGAEELGQEEAAPASAEEDAEEDYGEPTVHFAEDTLLPKEDGEDKEQAEAPWPLPGGRQRLIRKDTPHYKKHFKIAKLPQPEAVVALLQGRPPDAESSAGPGGWHNGPHLPWAMPAEDRAEEEEEEEEAEEEAEEEAEEGDKGDAGAPVPSVKGVSFDQANNLLIEPARVEEEELTLTIVRQTGGLGISIAGGKGSTPYKGDDEGVFISRVSEEGPAARAGVRVGDKLLEVNGVALQSAEHHEAVEALRGAGAAVRMRVWRERMVEPENAVTVTALRPEDDYSPRERRAGGLRLPLTPPEAPGPAPPRQRHTACLVRSEKGLGFSIAGGRGSTPYRAGDGSIFISRIAEGGAAHRAGTLQVGDRVLSINGVDVTEARHDHAVALLTAASPTIALLLEREAGAPLAPSPPPPSPPPSATTAPVPTAPTGEPGLPRLSPSLLAAALEGPYPVEEIRLPRAGGPLGLSIVGGSDHSSHPFGVQEPGVFISKVLPRGLAARSGLRVGDRLLAVNGQDVREAAHQEAVSALLRPCLELSLLVRRDPPPPGMRELCIQKAPGEKLGISIRGGAKGHAGNPCDPTDEGIFISKVSPTGAAGRDGRLRVGLRLLEVNQQSLLGLTHGEAVQLLRAVGDTLTVLVCDGFDSSASDALEVSPGVIANPFAAGIGLRNSLESVSSIDRELCSEGPGKEREPVGQTPPWGPEARDAAVLTGATSAKTTGVPCSPGGSQTKPGVIQPWAQAWPWGSPTLRGRGGPLPLPSPPSPDELPANVKQAYRTFAAVPTPHPPEDALAQPPSPAAPPEQLSFRERQKYFELEVRLPPVEGPPKRVSLVGADDLRKMQEEEARKLQQKRAQRLQEEAAARSQPGPFPDPADEQEDEEPSWASPGLAGGPSPASSPPSGGGAPVRTAKAERRHQERLRVQSPELPAPTRALSPAERRALEAEKRALWRAARMKSLEQDALRAQMVLSKSQEGRAKRGPLERLAEAPSPAPTPSPTPLEDLGQQPRASPGRMPWSGKKFDYRVFAALPSSRPVCDLQSPDFAEELRSLETSPSPGPQEEDGEVALVLLGRPSPGAGGPEDVTLCSSRRPMRPGRRGLGPVPS
- the SCRIB gene encoding protein scribble homolog isoform X10 yields the protein MQLVELDVSRNDIPEIPESIKFCRALEVADFSGNPLSRLPDGFTQLRSLAHLALNDVSLQTLPGDVGNLANLVTLELRENLLKSLPSSLSFLVKLEQLDLGGNDLEVLPDTLGALPNLRELWLDRNQLSALPPELGNLRRLVCLDVSENRLEELPAELGGLVLLTDLLLSQNSLQRLPDGIGQLKQLSILKVDQNGLQEVTEAIGDCENLSELILTENLLTALPHSLGKLTKLTNLNVDRNRLEALPPEIGGCTALSVLSLRDNRLAALPPELAHTAELHVLDVAGNRLQSLPFALTHLNLKALWLAENQAQPMLRFQTEDDAQTGEKVLTCYLLPQQLPPSLEDLDEPSSPSESWGDTPPNRVSVIQFLEAPGGDEDAAEAAAEKRGLQRRATPHPSELKVMRRGMEERRSEAAASRPGSRPPLPAAEEERLSTGSGLSEDSRPSASTVSEAEPEGPPTGAEELGQEEAAPASAEEDAEEDYGEPTVHFAEDTLLPKEDGEDKEQAEAPWPLPGGRQRLIRKDTPHYKKHFKIAKLPQPEAVVALLQGRPPDAESSAGPGGWHNGPHLPWAMPAEDRAEEEEEEEEAEEEAEEEAEEGDKGDAGAPVPSVKGVSFDQANNLLIEPARVEEEELTLTIVRQTGGLGISIAGGKGSTPYKGDDEGVFISRVSEEGPAARAGVRVGDKLLEVNGVALQSAEHHEAVEALRGAGAAVRMRVWRERMVEPENAVTVTALRPEDDYSPRERRAGGLRLPLTPPEAPGPAPPRQRHTACLVRSEKGLGFSIAGGRGSTPYRAGDGQSIFISRIAEGGAAHRAGTLQVGDRVLSINGVDVTEARHDHAVALLTAASPTIALLLEREAGAPLAPSPPPPSPPPSATTAPVPTAPTGEPGLPRLSPSLLAAALEGPYPVEEIRLPRAGGPLGLSIVGGSDHSSHPFGVQEPGVFISKVLPRGLAARSGLRVGDRLLAVNGQDVREAAHQEAVSALLRPCLELSLLVRRDPPPPGMRELCIQKAPGEKLGISIRGGAKGHAGNPCDPTDEGIFISKVSPTGAAGRDGRLRVGLRLLEVNQQSLLGLTHGEAVQLLRAVGDTLTVLVCDGFDSSASDALEVSPGVIANPFAAGIGLRNSLESVSSIDRELCSEGPGKEREPVGQTPPWGPEARDAAVLTGATSAKTTGVPCSPGGSQTKPGVIQPWAQAWPWGSPTLRGRGGPLPLPSPPSPDELPANVKQAYRTFAAVPTPHPPEDALAQPPSPAAPPEQLSFRERQKYFELEVRLPPVEGPPKRVSLVGADDLRKMQEEEARKLQQKRAQRLQEEAAARSQPGPFPDPADEQEDEEPSWASPGLAGGPSPASSPPSGGGAPVRTAKAERRHQERLRVQSPELPAPTRALSPAERRALEAEKRALWRAARMKSLEQDALRAQMVLSKSQEGRAKRGPLERLAEAPSPAPTPSPTPLEDLGQQPRASPGRMPWSGKKFDYRVFAALPSSRPVCDLQSPDFAEELRSLETSPSPGPQEEDGEVALVLLGRPSPGAGGPEDVTLCSSRRPMRPGRRGLGPVPS